A single Perca flavescens isolate YP-PL-M2 chromosome 2, PFLA_1.0, whole genome shotgun sequence DNA region contains:
- the LOC114545340 gene encoding B-cell receptor CD22-like, giving the protein MALIQGQSDWGVTYPSTPICALKRSTVDIPCTYRYPSTASNQTIEVRERFWFAKGRDDEPVDLKKDSNYTGRVQYHCDEKNCTLTITDLRERDSAEYKFRPPGADAPKLPSVSVSPSGEIEEGSSVTLTCQIDAYPAANYTWYKKNGNPELQPLSENTPLVFRSIQSSDSGEYYCTAENELGRRTSRSISIDVKYGPKITSVSVSPSAEIVEGSSVTLTCSSDANPAANYTWYKENEDSPKASGQIFTITDVRPEHSGNYYCEAQNSRGRQNSTLHLIVGAGNSTTIMHIIWPTVVVLMLIPLLLLSLWASWTQFRKKKTLSSTTKPHEPVELELDSCPDYENISDTAAKTEDPEEQEDLLDSCPDYENISDTAAKTEDPEEQEDLSDSCPVYGNI; this is encoded by the exons ATGGCAC TGATACAGGGCCAGAGTGACTGGGGAGTAACTTACCCTTCCACTCCGATCTGTGCCTTAAAGAGATCAACCGTGGACATACCGTGCACCTACAGATACCCATCCACAGCAAGTAATCAAACTATAGAAGTTCGAGAACGATTCTGGTTTGCTAAAGGGAGAGATGATGAACCTGTGGATCTGAAAAAGGACTCAAACTACACAGGTCGGGTGCAGTATCACTGTGATGAGAAGAACTGCACTCTGACAATCacagacctgagagagagagactcggCTGAGTACAAGTTCAG ACCTCCAGGTGCAG ATGCTCCAAAGCTTCCCTCTGTATCAGTGAGTCCCTCTGGTGAAATCGAGGAGGGCAGTTCAGTGACTCTGACCTGTCAAATCGATGCTTATCCAGCAGCTAACTACACCTGGTACAAGAAGAATGGGAATCCAGAACTTCAACCTCTCAGTGAAAATACACCGCTTGTCTTCCGCTCCATCCAGTCCTCTGACTCTGGAGAGTATTACTGTACAGCTGAGAATGAGCTGGGGAGGAGGACATCTAGATCTATCTCTATTGATGTGAAAT ATGGTCCAAAGATTAcctctgtgtcagtgagtcCCTCTG CTGAGATAGTGGAGGGCAGTTCAGTGACTCTGACCTGTAGCAGTGATGCTAACCCAGCAGCTAACTACACCTGGTACAAGGAGAATGAAGACTCACCAAAAGCATCAGGACAGATCTTCACCATCACTGATGTTAGACCTGAACACAGTGGGAATTATTACTGTGAAGCCCAGAACAGCAGAGGACGTCAGAACTCCACCTTACATCTGATTGTTGGAGCAG GGAATTCAACAACAATAATGCATATCATCTGGCCGACTGTGGTGGTCCTAATGCTGATTCCTCTGCTGCTCCTGAGTCTGTGGGCGAG tTGGACTCAATTCAGGAAGAAGAAAACTCTGAGCTCCACCACTAAACCACATGAGCCTGTAGAGCTAgag TTAGACTCTTGTCCTGACTATGAGAACATCTCAGACACTGCAGCAAAGACAGAAGACCCAGAGGAGCAGGAAGACCTG TTAGACTCTTGTCCTGACTATGAGAACATCTCAGACACTGCAGCAAAGACAGAAGACCCAGAGGAGCAGGAAGACCTG TCAGACTCTTGTCCTGTGTATGGGAACATCTGA